In a single window of the Diospyros lotus cultivar Yz01 chromosome 10, ASM1463336v1, whole genome shotgun sequence genome:
- the LOC127811903 gene encoding probable transcription factor At1g11510 — MSKYGIPQVEAHDGSSFDDEDEESSLKEIGERKAFESSEKQEEYATEEDDDFSTEEEEEGGGGGIDLQSKLKMSHISMAKSATRSLKRQLSGKNSMFGLKRVKRGIEDGDGNVEEEKKKKKSDKLKKVLFERLWSEDDEIDLLNGMIEYNKKTGLEELNDFFDFIKNSLHVNVRKAQLSDKIRRLKKKYKNNARKAEAGKLPMFWKAHEKKSYELSKKLWGWEEGEKELATLDRVVVKEEKKSDKVGYSPCGSNSNSNLNMDEKQKKLEVRQLELFLEELNLKIKRTELALEVMKSS, encoded by the coding sequence ATGTCAAAATATGGTATACCTCAAGTAGAAGCACATGATGGGTCGTCCTTCGATgacgaagacgaagaatcatcattaaaagaaattggagaacGGAAAGCAtttgaatcatcagagaagcaagaagaatatGCAACAGAAGAAGACGACGACTTCTCAAccgaggaggaagaagaaggaggaggtgGAGGCATAGACTTGCAATCGAAATTAAAGATGAGTCATAtttcaatggcgaaatctgccactagatctttaaaacgacaactgagtggtaaaaatagcatgtttgggttgaagagggtgaagCGGGGAATAGAAGACggagatggtaatgttgaggaagaaaaaaaaaagaaaaagtccGATAAATTAAAAAAGGTGTTATTTGAGAGATTATGGAGTGAAGATGATGAGATTGACCTTTTAAATGGCATGATCGAGTATAACAAGAAGACAGGGTTGGAAGAGTTgaatgatttttttgattttatcaAAAACTCATTGCATGTTAATGTTAGAAAAGCTCAGTTGTCCGACAAAATTAGAAGGCTGAAAAAGAAGTATAAGAACAATGCGAGGAAAGCTGAAGCAGGCAAGTTACCAATGTTTTGGAAGGCTCATGAGAAAAAATCGTATGAATTGTCAAAGAAGTTGTGGGGCTGGGAAGAAGGGGAGAAGGAGCTTGCAACATTGGATAGGGTGGTGGtgaaggaagagaaaaagagtgATAAAGTGGGGTACTCACCATGTGGGTCCAACTCCAACTCCAACTTGAACATGGATGAAAAGCAGAAAAAACTTGAGGTGCGGCAACTTGAGCTTTTCTTAGAGGAATTGAACTTAAAGATCAAGCGGACGGAACTGGCTTTGGAGGTAATGAAATCGTCTTGA